One genomic window of Candidatus Trichorickettsia mobilis includes the following:
- a CDS encoding Bax inhibitor-1/YccA family protein, whose protein sequence is MIDYTKTFAGAQKTYDAGLREYMLKVYNYMTIALVITGMMAFAIATIEPLTMLMFKISPSGQFMGNTGFGWIITLAPIGIAFYFFMGIGKLSLSSTRILFWVYAALTGMSLASLALIYTGESIARTLFICASLFGAMSLYGYTTQKDLTSFGSFLMMGLIGLILASLVNIFFNSPAISFVTSLIGVAIFMGLIAWDTQKLKSMYYTSGGGELGQKMAIMGAFTLYLDFINLFLYLIRFFGNVRRD, encoded by the coding sequence ATGATAGACTATACCAAAACTTTCGCTGGGGCTCAAAAAACTTATGATGCCGGTCTCAGAGAATATATGCTTAAAGTATATAATTATATGACTATAGCGTTAGTCATAACAGGGATGATGGCTTTTGCCATTGCTACTATTGAGCCATTAACTATGTTAATGTTTAAAATTTCTCCATCCGGCCAATTTATGGGGAACACTGGTTTTGGTTGGATAATCACGCTAGCACCAATAGGTATTGCTTTTTACTTTTTTATGGGTATAGGCAAGTTAAGTCTTAGCTCTACTAGAATATTGTTCTGGGTATATGCTGCTTTAACTGGTATGTCGTTAGCTTCTTTAGCCTTGATCTACACCGGAGAATCTATTGCTCGTACTTTGTTTATTTGTGCATCGTTGTTTGGAGCTATGAGCTTATACGGTTATACTACTCAAAAAGATTTGACCTCGTTTGGCTCTTTCTTAATGATGGGATTAATTGGCTTGATATTAGCTTCTTTAGTTAACATATTTTTTAATAGCCCAGCCATATCTTTTGTTACTTCTTTAATCGGAGTTGCAATTTTTATGGGATTAATTGCCTGGGATACTCAGAAACTTAAGTCTATGTATTACACTTCTGGTGGTGGCGAGTTGGGGCAAAAGATGGCAATAATGGGAGCCTTTACCTTATATTTAGATTTTATCAATCTGTTCTTATACTTAATCAGATTCTTTGGAAATGTTAGACGTGATTAA
- a CDS encoding competence/damage-inducible protein A — MLNPTAAIIIIGNEILSGRIQDINVFYIAKKLAEVGIKLSEVRIIPDTQKMIVDTVLALKSQYDYIFTTGGIGPTHDDITTVAVATALNLPIELNPLAENAIKKFCSIHNQLFNQAGEKMAFLPRGSKLINNNISGAPGFIVENIYVMAGVPYIMHSMFEQVLPTLKHGQPIISKHIDIMIGENIIAADFADLQNKYPAIEMGSYPFKKDDQHGTSLVLSSANTPLLEQAYTDLLKLVHRTSSERNSISCVKSVDHHHELT; from the coding sequence ATGTTAAATCCAACAGCAGCAATTATCATTATAGGCAATGAAATTTTATCTGGTAGAATCCAAGATATAAATGTGTTTTATATTGCTAAAAAATTAGCTGAGGTAGGAATTAAGCTGTCTGAAGTTAGAATTATACCTGACACACAAAAAATGATTGTTGATACCGTATTAGCTCTTAAAAGCCAATATGACTATATATTTACCACAGGTGGCATCGGGCCTACTCATGATGATATCACAACTGTTGCGGTTGCTACTGCGTTAAATTTACCGATCGAGTTAAATCCTCTGGCAGAAAATGCAATTAAGAAATTTTGTTCTATCCATAACCAACTATTTAATCAAGCGGGAGAAAAAATGGCTTTTCTTCCTCGTGGTAGTAAATTAATTAACAATAATATCTCAGGAGCACCTGGATTTATTGTCGAAAATATTTATGTAATGGCTGGAGTACCTTATATAATGCACTCTATGTTTGAACAAGTATTACCTACTTTAAAACATGGCCAGCCAATTATTAGCAAGCACATTGATATTATGATTGGAGAAAATATTATTGCAGCCGACTTTGCTGACTTACAAAATAAATACCCGGCCATTGAAATGGGAAGCTATCCTTTCAAGAAAGATGATCAACATGGTACATCGTTAGTATTAAGTTCTGCAAATACACCTCTTCTTGAACAAGCCTATACAGATTTATTGAAACTGGTACATAGAACTTCATCCGAGCGTAATTCAATAAGCTGTGTTAAATCTGTTGATCATCACCACGAATTAACTTAG
- a CDS encoding M24 family metallopeptidase, producing MESLDHLKSRIGQRISTLRQLLKEFGLYGYIIPTSDEYLNEYVPIYARRLEYISGFTGSNGLAIIMEDKALFFTDGRYLEQSKRELDLELFQIFDLKDLSNFIWSNFVAVNTEYKIRPLSKLSEERGFEGDTAPRSAAHSRFVSDSSTGSTHKSSTEVEFQKKSIGYDPKLFSTKTLKNFSGLLLEPDSKSSINLIDQIWIDQPPKPSSPIYTYEVEFAGESHQSKLNRCRQFLSKYSANSIILTATDSICWLLNLRAWDVEFSPLMLSIAIVCQDKAYLFVDAERIEREVIKQRPELELLPENSLPQIISELTGKILIDENSASSFIINLLQGQKTQAISDPCQLWKACKNDCEINHAKEAHIKDAVAVCEFLAYISIATNLPQSTEYQLALHLTNLRKLQPGYVMDSFPTICGFQENSAIIHYHATTEYTKYISGSGILLIDSGGQYLGATTDITRTITIGNPTQEQKKRYTQVLKGHLALANIKFPNNITGANLDVLARQFLWADYQDYAHGTGHGVGNFLNVHEGPQSINLRNNAALQPGMIISNEPGYYIADAFGIRIENLMYVKKTTDVRYLEFETLTLVPYAKALIDLKLLTKGEIMQISSYYEKINNLVYPLLSAATQKWLLAQHIS from the coding sequence ATGGAATCACTTGATCACCTAAAAAGCAGAATTGGACAACGTATTAGCACTCTCAGACAATTATTAAAAGAATTTGGATTATATGGCTATATCATCCCTACAAGTGATGAATATCTGAACGAATATGTACCAATTTATGCCAGACGATTAGAATATATTTCAGGATTTACCGGCTCGAATGGTTTAGCCATAATCATGGAAGATAAAGCATTATTTTTTACCGACGGCCGTTATCTAGAACAAAGCAAACGTGAATTGGATTTAGAGCTCTTTCAAATTTTTGATCTAAAAGATTTAAGCAACTTTATCTGGTCAAATTTTGTAGCTGTTAATACTGAGTATAAAATTAGACCTCTTTCGAAACTCAGCGAAGAGAGAGGATTTGAAGGAGACACTGCACCTCGATCCGCAGCGCACTCTAGGTTTGTTTCGGATTCGAGCACCGGCTCGACGCACAAATCATCCACAGAAGTAGAGTTTCAAAAGAAGTCTATTGGCTATGACCCCAAATTATTTTCCACTAAAACTCTTAAGAATTTTTCTGGGTTACTATTAGAACCAGATTCAAAGTCATCAATTAACTTGATCGATCAAATATGGATCGACCAACCACCAAAGCCCTCTTCTCCAATTTACACTTACGAGGTAGAATTTGCCGGAGAAAGTCACCAATCAAAGCTAAATCGTTGTCGGCAATTTTTAAGCAAATATTCTGCTAATAGTATAATACTTACTGCAACAGATTCTATTTGCTGGTTATTAAATCTTAGAGCTTGGGATGTCGAATTCTCACCATTAATGTTAAGTATAGCTATAGTCTGCCAAGATAAAGCCTATTTATTTGTTGATGCTGAGCGCATTGAACGTGAGGTCATAAAACAAAGACCAGAGCTAGAACTACTGCCAGAAAACAGTTTACCTCAAATTATCTCAGAACTCACAGGAAAAATTCTGATTGACGAAAACTCTGCTTCAAGCTTTATAATAAACCTATTACAAGGTCAAAAAACACAAGCTATTAGCGATCCTTGTCAACTATGGAAAGCCTGTAAAAATGATTGTGAAATTAATCACGCCAAGGAGGCGCATATAAAAGATGCAGTAGCAGTATGTGAATTCCTGGCTTATATCAGCATTGCCACAAATTTACCTCAATCCACCGAATATCAGCTGGCATTACATTTAACCAATCTCAGAAAATTACAACCAGGATATGTAATGGATAGTTTTCCTACTATCTGTGGGTTTCAAGAAAATAGCGCTATAATTCATTATCATGCTACAACAGAATATACCAAATACATTAGCGGCAGTGGCATATTATTAATTGACTCAGGCGGTCAATATCTTGGAGCTACTACTGATATTACCAGAACTATCACCATCGGCAACCCAACTCAAGAGCAAAAAAAACGATATACTCAAGTACTTAAAGGACATTTAGCACTAGCAAACATAAAATTCCCGAATAATATTACCGGCGCAAATTTGGATGTACTTGCTCGACAATTTTTATGGGCCGATTATCAGGATTATGCTCATGGTACCGGACACGGTGTCGGCAATTTTCTAAATGTCCATGAAGGACCACAAAGTATTAATTTACGCAATAATGCTGCGCTACAACCAGGAATGATTATTTCAAATGAACCTGGATATTATATAGCAGATGCATTTGGCATTAGAATTGAAAATCTGATGTATGTCAAGAAAACTACAGATGTTCGTTATCTTGAGTTTGAAACTTTAACCTTAGTACCTTATGCAAAAGCATTAATTGATTTAAAGCTGTTAACTAAGGGAGAAATAATGCAGATAAGTAGTTATTATGAAAAAATTAATAATTTAGTTTATCCGTTACTTTCAGCTGCAACACAAAAATGGTTGCTTGCACAACATATCTCATAA
- the ligA gene encoding NAD-dependent DNA ligase LigA — MYKRERHRTYHNLDIHNLSNSEAEIILLELSNEILQHNQAYHQENAPIISDAEYDLLFNLYVALEQRFPNLAPSNSPTKQVGFAPQEKFTKVEHVVPMLSLSNAFTTEDITDFTLRIQKFLNIDYFPAIFCEPKIDGLSFTAIYKNGKLVTGATRGNGMVGEDITNNLKTIQHLPHQLISAPEILEVRGEVYLSKDDFANLNQQQESVDEVKPREEQGVSKPSSGAYIKYVSSAGHRIRRRQFSKFNEYTTKFANPRNAAAGSLRQLDSAITATRPLRYFIYAIGTSSTEIAESQQELLQKLLQFGFIVNDLQKLANSEVELLEFYQQLKQRRADLPYEIDGVVYKLNSFALQKRMGFINRAPRFAIAHKFPAIIGKTKLLSITIQVGRTGALTPVAELEPIAISGVVVSRASLHNYQEIIKKDIRINDYVYLERAGDVIPYITSVDLNSRPLDTIKFSFPLSCPSCHSHLFYNPQDAIIKCDNHLNCPAQNHERICHFVSKEALDIDGLGKKQVLFLIEHKFINNPVDIFHLTTYNRLENLPGWGTKSVQNLLDNIKNAAATVTLNRFIYALGINHVGSVNAKLLAKEFITAGKFLQAMEQLVAGNQKIYDQLNNLEGIGDKILIDIIKFFSIKENIDIIQQLLKILTIHDYIDTTTQTNLTGKTIVFTGSLTISRAEAKATAERMGAKVTNSISTLTDIVVAGNDAGSKLKKANELGLKIINEDEWNHLIT; from the coding sequence ATGTATAAACGCGAACGACACCGAACTTATCACAATCTAGACATTCATAATCTTTCAAACTCTGAAGCTGAAATAATTTTGCTTGAGCTCAGTAATGAAATTCTGCAGCATAACCAAGCTTACCATCAAGAAAATGCTCCAATTATTTCTGACGCTGAATATGATTTATTATTTAATTTATATGTTGCTCTTGAGCAGAGATTCCCCAATTTAGCTCCATCTAACAGTCCAACAAAACAAGTTGGCTTTGCTCCACAAGAAAAATTTACCAAAGTTGAACATGTAGTACCAATGTTATCATTAAGTAATGCTTTCACCACCGAAGATATTACAGATTTCACCTTACGTATTCAAAAATTTTTGAATATCGACTATTTTCCAGCTATTTTCTGTGAACCAAAAATTGATGGGTTATCGTTCACAGCTATTTATAAAAATGGTAAACTGGTAACTGGTGCCACTAGAGGTAATGGGATGGTCGGCGAAGATATTACTAATAATCTAAAGACCATTCAACACTTACCTCATCAATTAATATCTGCTCCAGAAATTTTAGAAGTACGAGGCGAAGTTTATCTAAGCAAAGATGATTTTGCCAACTTAAATCAACAGCAAGAGTCAGTAGACGAAGTTAAACCTCGAGAAGAGCAAGGAGTATCGAAGCCGAGCAGCGGAGCGTACATAAAGTACGTGAGCAGCGCAGGTCATCGGATACGACGACGCCAATTCTCGAAGTTTAACGAGTATACAACAAAATTTGCCAACCCAAGAAATGCAGCTGCCGGCTCATTAAGACAACTTGACTCAGCAATTACCGCAACCAGACCATTACGATATTTTATTTATGCTATCGGGACTAGCAGCACTGAGATTGCAGAGTCACAACAAGAACTGCTACAAAAACTGTTACAATTTGGCTTTATTGTTAATGATCTCCAAAAATTAGCCAATTCTGAAGTAGAGTTGCTTGAATTTTATCAACAATTAAAACAGCGTCGAGCTGACCTGCCATATGAAATCGATGGTGTAGTTTATAAACTTAATTCCTTTGCCTTGCAAAAAAGGATGGGATTTATTAATCGAGCCCCAAGATTTGCCATTGCTCATAAGTTCCCAGCGATAATTGGTAAAACAAAACTATTATCAATTACTATTCAGGTTGGTCGCACTGGAGCACTAACTCCAGTTGCAGAGCTAGAGCCTATCGCTATTAGCGGCGTCGTAGTTTCGCGAGCAAGCTTACATAATTATCAAGAAATTATCAAAAAGGATATTCGTATTAATGATTATGTATATTTAGAAAGAGCTGGCGATGTAATTCCATATATTACCAGCGTTGACTTAAACAGCCGCCCATTAGATACGATTAAATTCTCTTTTCCTCTCTCTTGCCCATCGTGCCATAGTCATTTATTTTATAACCCGCAAGATGCTATTATTAAGTGTGACAATCATCTAAATTGTCCTGCTCAGAATCATGAACGTATTTGTCATTTCGTTTCAAAGGAAGCGCTAGATATTGATGGCCTTGGCAAAAAACAAGTGTTATTTCTAATAGAGCATAAATTCATTAACAATCCGGTAGATATATTTCATTTAACGACTTACAATAGATTAGAGAATCTACCTGGCTGGGGGACAAAATCAGTACAAAACCTTCTTGATAATATTAAAAATGCCGCAGCCACTGTTACACTAAACCGATTTATCTATGCTCTGGGCATTAATCACGTCGGTAGCGTTAATGCTAAGCTATTAGCTAAAGAATTCATTACTGCTGGAAAATTTTTACAAGCAATGGAACAATTGGTTGCCGGCAATCAAAAGATTTATGACCAGTTAAATAACCTCGAAGGTATAGGTGATAAAATTCTTATTGATATTATCAAGTTTTTTAGTATCAAGGAAAATATTGATATTATCCAACAATTACTCAAAATATTAACTATCCATGATTATATTGATACGACCACTCAGACTAATTTAACCGGAAAAACTATAGTATTTACCGGTTCATTAACTATCTCTAGAGCAGAAGCAAAAGCTACTGCCGAACGTATGGGAGCTAAGGTAACTAATTCCATATCAACTTTAACTGACATAGTAGTAGCCGGGAATGATGCCGGCAGTAAATTAAAAAAAGCCAATGAACTTGGACTAAAAATCATTAACGAGGATGAATGGAATCACTTGATCACCTAA
- a CDS encoding type II toxin-antitoxin system RelE/ParE family toxin produces MTYKLIFLPSAQKEWNKLAHDIRNQFKKKLVERLKKPDIPKDKLAGMPECYKIKLRASGYRLVYRIIKNMLIVEVIAIGTRANEEVYDIANTRLTERD; encoded by the coding sequence ATGACTTATAAATTAATATTTTTACCTTCTGCACAAAAAGAATGGAACAAATTAGCTCATGATATTCGTAATCAATTTAAGAAAAAATTAGTTGAACGACTAAAAAAGCCTGATATTCCTAAAGATAAATTAGCCGGAATGCCAGAATGCTACAAAATAAAATTAAGAGCTAGCGGTTATAGGTTAGTATATAGAATCATTAAAAATATGTTGATTGTAGAAGTAATTGCCATAGGGACTAGAGCTAACGAAGAAGTATACGATATTGCTAACACACGTTTAACAGAAAGAGATTGA
- a CDS encoding type II toxin-antitoxin system Phd/YefM family antitoxin, translating into MTYEILADIVASISELKKNPMATIKSANGEALAILNHNKPVCYCISPEIYEAMLDIIDDIVLAKIVREREGEEGIEVDINDL; encoded by the coding sequence ATGACTTATGAAATTTTAGCCGATATAGTAGCTAGTATATCAGAGCTCAAAAAAAATCCAATGGCTACTATTAAAAGTGCCAATGGTGAAGCATTAGCCATTCTGAATCACAACAAACCTGTATGTTACTGTATTTCACCTGAAATATACGAAGCTATGTTAGATATAATTGATGACATTGTACTAGCTAAAATAGTAAGAGAGCGTGAAGGAGAAGAAGGCATAGAAGTAGATATCAATGACTTATAA
- the rlmB gene encoding 23S rRNA (guanosine(2251)-2'-O)-methyltransferase RlmB: MTNNRHSKTLAKSYYMYGKHPVLAALNNQHRNVERLFCDQEFFNAHKKTISSYKYEIVTNHNLNQLLKQPCNHQGIIAKVQSVFCNNIDDLVFTDNSKLVILDQITDPQNIGSIIRSAAAFDIQAIIMPTHHTPDENATIAKAASGALEFVKIVKVTNLQQIMQTLKNLGFWIIGFDGNTTEYPRNNLFTGKIIMVFGAEDTGMRRLTAETCDYLVKIPISKNIESLNVANAATIAFYLSCS, encoded by the coding sequence ATGACTAATAACAGGCATTCAAAAACACTCGCAAAATCCTACTACATGTACGGTAAACATCCGGTACTGGCAGCTTTGAACAATCAACATCGAAATGTTGAACGACTATTCTGTGATCAGGAATTTTTTAATGCCCACAAAAAAACAATTAGCTCCTATAAATACGAAATAGTAACAAATCATAATTTAAATCAACTCCTAAAACAACCATGTAATCACCAAGGTATCATCGCAAAAGTTCAGAGTGTTTTTTGTAATAATATCGATGACTTAGTTTTTACAGACAATAGCAAACTAGTAATACTTGATCAAATTACCGACCCGCAAAATATAGGATCAATAATACGTAGCGCTGCCGCCTTTGACATTCAAGCAATAATCATGCCTACTCATCATACTCCAGACGAAAATGCTACAATCGCCAAAGCTGCTTCTGGAGCGCTAGAATTTGTTAAAATAGTGAAAGTTACTAATTTACAGCAAATTATGCAAACCCTTAAAAATCTTGGTTTTTGGATTATTGGTTTTGACGGTAACACCACAGAATATCCTCGAAATAATTTATTTACAGGAAAAATAATTATGGTTTTTGGTGCTGAAGATACTGGAATGCGACGACTTACAGCAGAAACATGCGATTATCTGGTTAAAATCCCGATATCAAAAAATATAGAAAGCTTAAACGTTGCCAACGCTGCTACAATAGCATTTTATTTATCTTGTTCTTAG
- the tuf gene encoding elongation factor Tu, producing the protein MAKEKFERVKPHCNVGTIGHVDHGKTSLTAAITMVLAKDGGAKATKYDEIDAAPEERERGITISTAHVEYQTPYRHYAHVDCPGHADYVKNMITGAAQMDGGILVVSAADGPMPQTREHIVLARQVGVPSLVVFLNKVDMVDDPELLDLVEMEVRELLSLYKFPGDEIPVVRGSALQALEGKAEGEAAIRALMKAVDEYIPQPERDIERPFLMPIEDVFSISGRGTVVTGRIEKGVIKVGEEVEIVGIRDTQKTTCTGIEMFKKLLDRGEAGDNAGILLRGTKREDVFRGQVLAKPGSITPHTEFEAEIYVLTKEEGGRHTPFFNNYRPQFYFRTTDVTGEVMMPAGKEMVMPGDNTNLVIKLIAPVAMDEGLRFAIREGGRTVGAGVVSKIIK; encoded by the coding sequence ATGGCAAAAGAAAAATTTGAGCGTGTCAAGCCGCATTGTAATGTAGGAACTATAGGTCACGTTGATCATGGAAAAACCTCTTTAACTGCTGCTATCACTATGGTTTTAGCAAAAGATGGAGGGGCAAAAGCTACTAAATATGATGAGATAGATGCTGCTCCAGAGGAAAGAGAGAGAGGAATAACGATTTCCACGGCGCACGTTGAATATCAAACTCCTTATAGGCACTATGCTCATGTGGATTGTCCTGGTCATGCTGACTATGTTAAGAATATGATTACTGGTGCGGCACAAATGGATGGAGGTATATTAGTGGTTTCTGCTGCTGATGGTCCAATGCCACAAACAAGAGAGCATATTGTTTTAGCGCGACAAGTAGGTGTACCTTCCTTGGTGGTGTTTTTGAATAAAGTTGATATGGTTGATGATCCTGAGTTGTTGGATTTGGTTGAGATGGAAGTAAGGGAGTTGTTATCACTGTATAAATTTCCTGGCGATGAAATTCCGGTGGTTAGGGGTTCTGCTCTTCAGGCTTTAGAAGGTAAAGCTGAGGGAGAAGCGGCGATTAGAGCATTAATGAAAGCGGTTGATGAGTATATACCGCAACCAGAGCGTGATATAGAACGTCCATTCTTAATGCCAATAGAAGATGTTTTTTCAATTTCTGGAAGAGGTACTGTTGTTACTGGTAGAATTGAAAAAGGTGTAATTAAAGTTGGTGAGGAAGTTGAGATTGTTGGAATAAGAGATACGCAAAAAACCACTTGTACCGGCATTGAGATGTTTAAAAAACTGTTGGATCGAGGAGAGGCTGGGGATAATGCTGGTATATTATTGCGTGGTACTAAAAGAGAAGATGTGTTTAGAGGGCAAGTATTAGCTAAACCTGGTAGTATAACTCCGCATACTGAATTTGAAGCTGAGATTTATGTTTTGACCAAAGAAGAGGGTGGTCGTCATACGCCGTTTTTCAATAATTATCGTCCACAATTTTATTTTAGAACCACTGATGTTACTGGAGAAGTAATGATGCCAGCTGGTAAAGAGATGGTGATGCCTGGAGATAATACTAATTTGGTTATTAAATTGATTGCTCCGGTCGCTATGGATGAAGGGCTACGGTTTGCGATTCGCGAAGGTGGTAGAACGGTTGGTGCTGGTGTGGTGTCAAAGATTATTAAATAA
- the rpsJ gene encoding 30S ribosomal protein S10 gives MNNQKIRIRLKSFDHRVLEQATKEIVGAVKRTGADVSGPIPLPRAIQRFTVNRSPHVNKKSREQFEIRTQMRLIVISYPTPQTVDALKKVDLPAGIDVEIKLVSVEK, from the coding sequence ATGAATAATCAGAAAATTAGAATTAGACTCAAATCTTTTGACCATCGTGTGCTTGAACAAGCTACCAAAGAGATAGTAGGGGCGGTAAAAAGAACTGGTGCTGATGTTAGTGGTCCTATTCCTTTACCAAGGGCTATACAAAGATTTACTGTAAATCGATCTCCGCATGTTAATAAAAAGTCAAGAGAGCAGTTTGAGATTAGAACTCAAATGAGATTAATTGTGATTAGTTATCCAACTCCTCAAACAGTAGATGCTTTAAAAAAAGTTGATTTGCCGGCAGGAATTGATGTGGAAATAAAATTGGTGAGTGTTGAGAAATGA
- the rplC gene encoding 50S ribosomal protein L3 — MRAGLIAKKIGMTSMFNEKGQRYPLTFLKIEDCQVVGHKTLEKDGYAALIVGSRNVKISKISKPVRQLFTKAKVEPKAHLKEFRIVENNFIDIGASLTVNHFAIGQFVDVTGVTIGKGFAGCMKRHNFRGLEASHGVSISHRSHGSTGGRQDPGRVFKNKKMAGHMGSKKSTIQNLTIIAIDEEQQIVMVKGSVPGHKGSLVYIKDAIKKSVMTI, encoded by the coding sequence ATGAGAGCTGGTTTGATTGCAAAAAAAATTGGTATGACTTCAATGTTTAATGAAAAAGGGCAAAGATATCCTTTGACTTTTCTAAAAATTGAAGATTGCCAGGTTGTGGGGCATAAAACTCTTGAAAAAGATGGGTATGCTGCTTTAATAGTTGGTTCTAGGAATGTAAAAATCTCTAAAATATCAAAGCCAGTTAGACAGTTGTTTACCAAGGCTAAGGTTGAGCCTAAAGCTCACTTAAAAGAGTTTAGAATCGTTGAAAATAATTTTATAGATATTGGTGCTAGTCTAACGGTAAATCACTTTGCTATCGGGCAATTTGTTGATGTGACTGGTGTGACTATAGGAAAAGGATTTGCTGGATGTATGAAGCGTCATAATTTTAGGGGGCTAGAAGCTTCTCATGGTGTTTCTATATCGCATCGCTCACATGGATCAACTGGCGGTAGGCAGGATCCAGGTAGGGTTTTTAAGAATAAGAAAATGGCTGGTCATATGGGTAGTAAGAAGTCTACTATTCAAAACTTAACGATTATTGCCATTGATGAAGAGCAGCAGATAGTGATGGTAAAGGGTAGTGTCCCTGGGCACAAAGGTTCTTTAGTTTATATCAAAGATGCAATTAAAAAATCTGTGATGACTATTTAA
- the rplD gene encoding 50S ribosomal protein L4, whose amino-acid sequence MKAKVVNLDNQVVGERVLDTNIFNLEPRVDIIKLVVDWQRAKKMAGTHSTKTVSEVSGTTRKPFKQKGTGNARQGSLRSVHMRGGGVIHGPVVRSHATKLPKKVRKLGLKHALSSKLAEGKLIILESLILENSKTSSLVAILKNFQGKSFFVIDGNLVNDNFAFAVRNIPNISVVPQIGANVYDIISHDCILVSQAAVDALEERLK is encoded by the coding sequence ATGAAGGCCAAGGTAGTAAATCTTGATAATCAAGTTGTTGGTGAGAGAGTATTGGATACCAATATTTTTAATCTAGAACCAAGGGTTGATATAATTAAGTTGGTGGTTGATTGGCAAAGAGCTAAAAAAATGGCTGGAACTCATTCAACAAAAACAGTGTCGGAAGTTTCTGGTACTACTAGAAAACCTTTTAAGCAAAAGGGAACTGGTAATGCTAGACAAGGGTCTTTAAGGTCAGTCCATATGCGCGGCGGTGGGGTAATACATGGCCCGGTGGTGCGTAGTCATGCTACTAAATTACCTAAAAAAGTAAGAAAGCTAGGGCTAAAACATGCTTTGTCATCAAAATTAGCTGAGGGAAAATTAATAATTCTTGAATCGTTGATTCTAGAAAATTCTAAGACCTCGTCGTTGGTAGCGATATTAAAAAATTTTCAAGGTAAGAGTTTTTTTGTCATTGATGGTAATTTAGTGAATGATAATTTTGCTTTTGCTGTGCGTAACATTCCTAATATTTCGGTAGTTCCACAGATTGGCGCTAATGTATATGATATAATCAGTCATGATTGTATATTAGTGTCGCAAGCTGCTGTGGATGCTCTAGAAGAGAGGTTGAAATAA
- a CDS encoding 50S ribosomal protein L23, with product MTLSTHYDLIRKPIITEKTTLLSEQNKYTFKVLPGATKETIKAAIEHIFSVKVKKINVLNVEGKRKRFKGREGCRSDFKKAIVTLEQNYTIDFTGGR from the coding sequence ATGACATTGTCTACACATTATGATCTCATAAGAAAACCAATTATTACTGAAAAGACCACGCTTTTATCTGAGCAAAATAAGTATACTTTTAAAGTATTGCCTGGTGCTACTAAGGAAACAATAAAGGCAGCCATTGAGCATATATTTTCTGTAAAGGTAAAAAAAATAAATGTTTTAAATGTTGAGGGTAAAAGAAAGCGTTTTAAAGGTAGAGAGGGCTGTAGATCTGATTTTAAAAAAGCTATTGTTACTTTAGAACAAAATTACACCATTGATTTTACTGGAGGTAGATAG